From one Gracilibacillus salinarum genomic stretch:
- a CDS encoding peptide chain release factor 3, which translates to MGLQEEVKKRKTFAIISHPDAGKTTMTEKLLLFGNLIRSAGTVKGKKSGKFATSDWMEIEKQRGISVTSSVMNFEYKGHKVNILDTPGHEDFSEDTYRTLTAVDSVVMIIDATKGIEAQTIKLFKVCKMRGIPIFTFINKLDREGREPLELLDQIEEVLNIETYPMNWPVGMGKRFLGILDRYQDQFIKFNGNEEESYIPMSEMDQDEITQHPTYQETVDELELLNEAGDQFSIDRVLEGEQTPVFFGSALAPFGVQTFFDTFIELAPAPGPRRTTEEVISPNYPDFSGFIFKIQANMNPQHRDRIAFLRVCSGKFERGMNVTLARTGKSIRLGQTQQFVASSRDTVQEAYAGDIIGVYDPGSYRIGDTLLEGKNVFQYDELPQFPPEMFQRVTAKNVMKAKQFRKGIEQLVQEGAIQLFRGYPTDSMIIGAVGQLQYEVFQHRMKNEYNVEVMLESIGDRIPRWLKKDQVDPKLFDERNLLVKDREEDFLVLFKNDFALRWFVDKHPDVELIDLFEVNQYDQTSHS; encoded by the coding sequence ATGGGATTACAAGAAGAAGTGAAAAAAAGAAAGACGTTTGCGATCATTTCACACCCGGATGCCGGTAAAACAACGATGACTGAAAAATTGTTATTATTCGGTAATTTAATTCGATCAGCAGGTACGGTAAAAGGGAAAAAGTCGGGAAAATTTGCAACATCGGACTGGATGGAAATTGAAAAGCAACGTGGTATTTCGGTAACATCCAGTGTGATGAACTTTGAATATAAAGGTCACAAGGTTAATATCCTTGATACGCCTGGACACGAAGATTTCAGTGAGGATACGTACCGAACGTTGACAGCAGTTGACAGTGTTGTCATGATTATTGATGCGACTAAAGGTATTGAAGCACAAACAATTAAGCTGTTCAAGGTTTGTAAAATGCGAGGTATTCCGATCTTTACCTTTATTAATAAGCTTGACCGTGAAGGGCGAGAACCACTGGAATTGTTAGATCAGATTGAAGAAGTGTTAAATATTGAAACGTATCCGATGAATTGGCCGGTAGGAATGGGGAAAAGGTTTCTAGGCATTCTGGACCGTTATCAAGACCAATTTATTAAATTTAATGGTAATGAGGAAGAGTCATATATTCCAATGTCAGAAATGGATCAGGATGAAATCACCCAGCATCCTACTTATCAGGAAACGGTTGATGAATTAGAACTATTAAATGAAGCAGGCGATCAATTTTCTATCGATCGTGTATTAGAAGGGGAGCAAACACCTGTATTTTTTGGTAGTGCCCTTGCACCTTTTGGGGTACAGACCTTTTTCGATACGTTTATCGAATTAGCACCTGCACCAGGTCCACGCCGCACGACCGAAGAAGTCATAAGTCCTAATTACCCTGATTTCTCCGGATTCATTTTCAAAATTCAAGCAAATATGAATCCGCAGCACCGTGACAGAATCGCGTTTTTGCGAGTGTGTTCCGGTAAATTTGAGCGCGGGATGAATGTGACGTTAGCTCGAACTGGTAAGAGCATTCGGTTGGGACAGACACAACAATTCGTTGCTTCCTCCCGTGATACAGTTCAAGAAGCGTATGCTGGTGACATCATTGGCGTCTATGATCCAGGTTCCTATCGGATAGGGGATACTTTACTGGAAGGGAAAAATGTCTTTCAGTACGATGAGTTACCGCAGTTTCCACCAGAAATGTTCCAACGCGTAACGGCCAAGAACGTAATGAAAGCAAAGCAGTTCCGTAAGGGGATCGAACAGCTTGTCCAGGAAGGTGCAATCCAATTATTCCGCGGTTATCCAACCGATTCGATGATCATTGGTGCGGTAGGACAACTGCAGTATGAAGTATTTCAGCATCGTATGAAGAATGAATACAATGTGGAAGTCATGCTCGAATCTATTGGAGACCGGATACCGCGCTGGCTAAAAAAAGATCAAGTCGATCCGAAATTATTTGATGAACGTAACCTGCTGGTGAAAGATCGTGAAGAAGATTTCCTTGTCTTATTTAAAAATGATTTTGCATTACGCTGGTTCGTCGATAAACACCCAGATGTCGAACTGATCGATTTATTCGAAGTAAACCAATATGACCAAACAAGCCATAGCTAA
- the uvrB gene encoding excinuclease ABC subunit UvrB, which produces MVDQHTFDLQAPYQPQGDQPRAIKELVEGVENNKRHQTLLGATGTGKTFTVSNVVKEINRPTLVIAHNKTLAGQLYSEFKEFFPNNAVEYFVSYYDYYQPEAYVPSTDTFIEKDASVNDEIDKLRHSATSSLFERNDVLVVASVSCIYGLGSPEEYSSQVLSLRVGMEKDRDELLRALVDIQYARNDIDFQRGTFRVRGDSVEIIPASREEHCVRIEFFGDEIDRIREVDALTGEILGDREHIAIFPASHFVTREEKLKVAMENIKKELNEQLAKFREEDKLLEAQRLEQRTNYDLEMMEEMGFCSGIENYSRHLSLRDAGSTPYTLIDYFPDDSLIVIDESHVTLPQIRGMYNGDQARKKVLVDHGFRLPSAMDNRPLTFDEFEQKANQLIYVSATPGPYELEHTPVMTEQIIRPTGLLDPEVDIRPIDGQVDDLIGEINKRVERNERVLVTTLTKKMSEDLTDYLKEVGLKVAYLHSEIKTLERIEVIRDLRVGKYDVLVGINLLREGLDIPEVSLVTILDADKEGFLRSERSLIQTMGRAARNENGRVIMYADKETDSMKRAIEETYRRREKQQAYNEKHGITPQTVNKGVRDVIRATIAAEDKEQYNEKAKEVSKMTKKERKSLIEQMEQEMKQAARDLDFERAAELRDAVLELKAEG; this is translated from the coding sequence ATGGTGGATCAACATACTTTTGATTTACAGGCACCTTATCAGCCGCAAGGGGATCAGCCTCGTGCGATTAAAGAGCTTGTAGAAGGTGTCGAAAACAATAAACGTCACCAGACATTACTAGGTGCTACAGGAACAGGTAAGACGTTTACAGTTAGTAATGTCGTGAAAGAAATTAACCGGCCGACGCTTGTGATCGCTCATAATAAAACACTTGCGGGGCAGTTATACAGTGAGTTTAAAGAGTTTTTTCCTAATAACGCAGTAGAGTATTTTGTCAGTTATTACGATTATTATCAGCCAGAAGCGTATGTACCGTCGACAGATACTTTTATAGAAAAAGATGCCAGTGTGAATGATGAAATTGATAAACTGCGACACTCTGCAACCTCTTCTTTGTTTGAACGAAATGATGTCCTGGTCGTTGCCAGCGTTTCGTGCATTTACGGTTTAGGTTCACCAGAAGAGTATAGCAGTCAAGTATTATCGCTGCGAGTAGGAATGGAAAAAGACCGTGATGAATTGTTAAGAGCATTGGTGGATATTCAGTATGCTCGCAATGATATTGACTTTCAGCGTGGTACCTTTCGCGTCCGTGGGGATTCAGTAGAAATAATTCCGGCATCAAGGGAAGAACATTGTGTGCGCATCGAATTTTTCGGTGATGAAATAGATCGTATCCGTGAAGTGGATGCCTTGACCGGTGAAATACTAGGGGATCGAGAACATATTGCGATATTCCCGGCATCTCACTTCGTAACGCGAGAAGAAAAATTAAAAGTAGCAATGGAAAATATAAAAAAGGAATTAAATGAGCAGCTTGCAAAATTTCGAGAAGAGGACAAACTGTTAGAAGCACAGCGCTTAGAACAGCGAACCAACTATGACCTTGAAATGATGGAAGAGATGGGATTCTGTTCAGGTATTGAAAATTATTCTCGTCATCTTTCCTTGCGAGATGCAGGTTCTACACCTTATACATTAATTGATTACTTTCCTGATGATTCGTTAATCGTCATCGATGAGTCTCATGTTACATTACCGCAAATTCGTGGTATGTATAATGGAGACCAGGCTCGTAAGAAAGTATTAGTTGATCATGGCTTCCGTTTACCATCGGCAATGGATAACCGTCCGCTGACTTTCGATGAATTTGAACAAAAAGCCAATCAGTTAATCTATGTCTCAGCCACTCCTGGACCGTATGAGCTCGAACATACACCGGTTATGACCGAACAAATTATTCGACCAACCGGATTATTGGATCCGGAAGTGGATATTCGTCCAATCGATGGGCAGGTAGATGATTTAATCGGTGAAATTAATAAACGTGTGGAAAGAAATGAACGAGTATTAGTGACGACCTTAACGAAAAAAATGTCTGAGGATTTAACTGATTATCTAAAAGAAGTCGGATTAAAAGTTGCTTACTTACACTCTGAAATTAAAACGCTGGAACGTATTGAAGTAATTCGGGACTTGCGTGTTGGTAAGTATGACGTTCTGGTCGGTATTAACTTATTACGTGAAGGATTAGATATTCCGGAGGTTTCCTTGGTAACTATTTTAGATGCAGATAAAGAAGGTTTCCTTCGTTCTGAGCGTTCTCTCATTCAAACAATGGGAAGGGCAGCGCGTAATGAGAATGGTAGAGTAATCATGTATGCAGATAAAGAGACGGATTCGATGAAACGTGCAATTGAAGAAACCTATAGACGTCGTGAAAAGCAGCAAGCATATAACGAAAAACATGGGATTACACCGCAAACGGTTAATAAAGGAGTACGTGATGTTATTCGCGCTACGATTGCGGCAGAAGACAAAGAGCAATACAACGAAAAAGCAAAAGAAGTTAGTAAAATGACGAAGAAAGAAAGAAAATCACTAATCGAACAAATGGAACAGGAAATGAAGCAGGCAGCTCGCGACCTCGACTTCGAGCGGGCGGCAGAGCTTCGTGATGCAGTATTAGAATTGAAAGCAGAAGGGTGA